In Populus nigra chromosome 10, ddPopNigr1.1, whole genome shotgun sequence, the following proteins share a genomic window:
- the LOC133704071 gene encoding probable E3 ubiquitin-protein ligase XERICO — MGLSSFPGAAGVLPELLMNTILLVALLKNTVRSVLQVMAGANWTPPDYEEEPDGHPQENARERRMSITQFKSLQQNDGTCYRVSTAMECCVCLCGFQAEEEVSELHCKHFFHRGCLDKWFDNKQATCPLCRSIILLDS, encoded by the coding sequence ATGGGGCTCTCAAGTTTCCCTGGTGCAGCAGGAGTGCTACCAGAGTTACTCATGAACACAATCTTATTAGTGGCTCTACTGAAAAACACGGTGAGGTCAGTGCTGCAAGTGATGGCAGGTGCTAACTGGACACCTCCAGATTACGAGGAAGAGCCAGATGGACATCCACAAGAAAATGCAAGAGAGAGAAGAATGTCAATAACCCAGTTCAAGAGCTTGCAGCAGAATGATGGCACATGCTATAGGGTTAGTACTGCAATGGAATGTTGTGTGTGTCTATGTGGATTTCAAGCTGAAGAAGAGGTGAGTGAGCTGCATTGCAAGCATTTCTTCCACAGAGGTTGTTTAGACAAGTGGTTTGATAACAAACAGGCTACTTGCCCTCTTTGTCGATCTATCATTTTATTAGATTCATAA